One genomic region from Paramicrobacterium agarici encodes:
- the hemG gene encoding protoporphyrinogen oxidase — translation MMDGVPSDRRVTVVGGGIAGLVAAYECARIGVSVTLLEADARVGGCIRTEQIAGVDVDTGAESFATRGGTVRDLIDELGLADAVVAPSPEGAWLAFGDDAAPLPKAGLLGIPSNPLADDVRRIIGWSGAVRAYVDRIKPVLTIGTERNLGALVEKRMGRAVLENLVAPVTNGVYSADPAQLDVARAAPGLNNALTVAGSLSGAVATLRDNAPAGSAVGGFAGGMRVLVDALLATLANYEVRVLTSTRATRLEHLGDEQWRVHAETPSESEADSDAEAEALVLESEAVIVATPEGVATELLHDVVPEIAVPAAAEAPVVDIVTLAIDNAALDARPRGTGVLTAASAGRTAKALTHSSAKWPWLAAEIDVPHRHIVRVSFGRAGERSPLDGLDDEQIAELARSEATAMLGVNIAADDVVETLRTRWQSTLPRAFAGQKERASGVRDAVTDIPGLDITGAWLSGTGLASVIPDAASAAGRVRRRIISEVLDGE, via the coding sequence ATGATGGACGGTGTTCCGAGCGATCGTCGCGTCACCGTCGTCGGCGGTGGCATCGCCGGCCTCGTCGCCGCGTACGAGTGCGCGCGAATCGGCGTGAGTGTCACGCTGCTCGAAGCTGACGCGCGAGTCGGCGGCTGCATCCGCACCGAGCAGATCGCGGGCGTCGACGTCGACACGGGTGCCGAGAGCTTCGCGACCCGCGGTGGAACGGTCCGCGATCTCATCGACGAGCTGGGGCTGGCGGATGCGGTTGTCGCCCCGTCGCCCGAGGGTGCGTGGCTCGCGTTCGGCGACGATGCAGCCCCGCTGCCTAAGGCCGGGCTTCTCGGCATCCCCTCGAATCCCCTCGCCGACGACGTGAGGCGCATCATCGGGTGGTCCGGCGCCGTGCGTGCCTACGTCGATCGCATCAAGCCCGTGCTGACGATCGGCACCGAGCGCAATTTGGGTGCCCTCGTCGAGAAGCGCATGGGCCGGGCTGTGCTCGAGAACCTCGTCGCTCCCGTGACGAACGGCGTCTACTCGGCCGACCCGGCGCAGCTCGACGTCGCGCGAGCCGCGCCCGGACTCAACAACGCGCTCACCGTTGCTGGTTCGCTTTCGGGTGCCGTGGCGACCCTGCGCGACAACGCACCGGCGGGTTCTGCGGTCGGCGGATTCGCCGGCGGAATGCGCGTGCTCGTCGACGCGCTTCTTGCGACTCTTGCCAATTACGAGGTGCGCGTGCTCACCTCGACGCGGGCGACGCGACTGGAGCACCTCGGCGACGAGCAGTGGCGCGTTCACGCAGAGACGCCCTCGGAGTCCGAGGCAGACTCTGACGCAGAGGCCGAGGCGCTCGTGCTCGAGTCGGAGGCCGTTATCGTCGCGACTCCAGAGGGCGTGGCGACCGAGCTGCTTCACGACGTTGTTCCCGAGATCGCGGTGCCCGCCGCCGCAGAGGCTCCCGTCGTCGACATCGTGACTCTCGCGATTGACAATGCTGCGCTTGACGCCCGCCCGCGCGGCACCGGCGTTCTCACCGCTGCGTCAGCTGGCAGAACCGCCAAGGCGCTCACACACAGCAGCGCCAAATGGCCGTGGCTTGCCGCCGAGATCGACGTTCCCCATCGCCACATCGTGCGCGTGTCTTTCGGGCGAGCGGGGGAGCGAAGCCCTCTCGACGGCCTCGACGACGAGCAGATCGCCGAGCTTGCGCGCTCAGAGGCGACCGCCATGCTCGGCGTGAACATCGCCGCAGACGACGTTGTCGAGACGCTGCGCACGCGGTGGCAATCGACGCTTCCGCGCGCGTTCGCGGGTCAGAAGGAGCGCGCCAGCGGCGTCCGCGACGCCGTCACGGACATTCCGGGACTCGATATCACGGGGGCATGGCTGAGTGGCACGGGTCTGGCGTCAGTGATTCCGGATGCTGCGTCCGCCGCAGGGCGGGTGCGCAGACGCATCATCTCCGAGGTGCTCGACGGCGAGTGA
- the hemE gene encoding uroporphyrinogen decarboxylase, with protein MHLDSGHPLAAGLTHDSRLIRAYRGDRPDTTPVWFMRQAGRSLPEYRELRAGTAMLDACLNPQMASEITLQPVRRHKVDAAVFFSDIVVPLKLVGVDVEIVPGKGPVMQTPVRTNDELDALVSLDPAVLDEALAPVAEAVRLTVAELENVAGTAGPTPLVGFAGAPFTLAAYLVEGGPSKDHMRARALMHSDPHAWSRLMAWCADVTGRFLRAQVLAGASAAQLFDSWAGSLSLTDYSESVAPASARTLEYVHDIEYARGGESHSVPIVHFGVGTGELLTVMHEVGADTVGIDYKTPLDVASQRLGGDVPLQGNVDPSMLFAPWNVLEQHVVEVLLRGESAPAHVLNLGHGVPPDADPEVLTRLVELVHGR; from the coding sequence GTGCATCTCGATTCCGGCCACCCGCTCGCGGCGGGCCTCACACACGATTCTCGACTGATCCGCGCCTACCGCGGGGACCGGCCAGACACGACGCCCGTCTGGTTCATGCGCCAGGCGGGCCGATCGCTGCCCGAATACCGCGAACTGCGCGCGGGGACGGCGATGCTCGACGCATGCCTCAATCCGCAGATGGCGAGCGAGATCACGCTGCAGCCGGTGCGCAGGCACAAGGTCGACGCCGCGGTGTTCTTCTCGGACATCGTCGTTCCTCTCAAGCTCGTTGGCGTCGACGTCGAGATCGTTCCGGGCAAGGGGCCCGTCATGCAGACGCCCGTGCGCACGAATGACGAACTCGACGCCTTGGTGTCGCTTGATCCCGCGGTGCTCGACGAGGCACTCGCGCCCGTCGCGGAGGCCGTGCGGCTCACGGTCGCGGAGCTCGAGAACGTTGCCGGCACCGCCGGACCGACCCCGCTCGTGGGTTTCGCCGGCGCGCCCTTCACACTCGCGGCCTACCTGGTCGAGGGCGGCCCGAGCAAGGACCACATGCGCGCCCGCGCCCTCATGCACAGCGACCCGCACGCCTGGTCGCGCCTCATGGCCTGGTGCGCCGACGTGACGGGACGCTTCCTGCGCGCTCAAGTGCTCGCGGGGGCGTCGGCGGCTCAGCTGTTCGACTCGTGGGCGGGCAGCCTCTCGCTCACCGATTACAGCGAGAGCGTCGCGCCAGCATCCGCTCGCACGCTCGAGTATGTGCACGACATCGAATACGCGCGCGGCGGCGAGTCGCACAGCGTACCGATCGTTCATTTCGGCGTCGGAACGGGCGAACTGCTCACCGTCATGCACGAGGTGGGCGCCGATACTGTCGGCATCGATTACAAGACGCCGCTCGACGTCGCCTCACAGCGGCTCGGCGGTGACGTGCCGTTGCAGGGGAACGTCGACCCGTCAATGCTGTTCGCGCCGTGGAACGTGCTTGAGCAGCACGTCGTCGAGGTGCTGCTCCGCGGGGAATCGGCGCCCGCTCACGTGCTGAACCTGGGGCACGGCGTGCCTCCGGATGCGGACCCCGAGGTTCTGACGCGACTCGTCGAGCTGGTGCACGGCCGATGA
- a CDS encoding glutamyl-tRNA reductase: protein MSLTASHKNASFDLLEHLSSQADANAVVSRVTESSDVVKGGILVSTCNRFELYVDVDDQRPDAVAHALREATSAVADECDLPAETLSSTWHVTTEHGTAEHLFSVASGLESVVVGEGEIAGQVRRSLERARAAGTTTSDLERLFQHASKTSRGVKNRTPLGRAGRSIVRLGLELASSRVADWAAARVLLVGTGAYAGASLAALRDRGVTDVRVFSPSGRGAKFAANHGIALVEPDELHTAIASSDVVVTCTVTEGYVLDAELLQRARIDFALSHTKAHVHDALHRDETPGCPVNHDAYQLVIDLGLPRNVNPDVGGVYGVELLDLETIRIHAPLEELQATDTARAIVTTAARNFARSAAEESLTPAVVALRRNAHRVLDEEIARVQRTDPDGVAAAALRHMMGRLLHKPTTRARDFARDGEHDRYIDALGVLFDIEVETDADAAAQRAADDEAAS from the coding sequence ATGAGTCTGACGGCGAGTCACAAGAACGCGTCCTTCGATCTGCTGGAACACCTGTCTTCGCAGGCCGACGCGAACGCTGTCGTCTCGCGCGTCACCGAGAGCTCCGACGTCGTCAAAGGCGGCATCCTCGTCTCGACCTGCAATCGCTTCGAGCTGTATGTCGATGTCGATGACCAAAGGCCGGATGCTGTCGCGCACGCCCTGCGCGAGGCGACGAGCGCAGTCGCCGACGAGTGTGACCTTCCCGCAGAGACGCTGTCGTCAACGTGGCACGTCACAACCGAGCACGGCACCGCCGAGCACCTCTTCTCCGTGGCCTCCGGTCTCGAGTCGGTCGTCGTCGGCGAGGGCGAGATCGCCGGGCAGGTGCGCCGCTCGCTCGAGCGGGCCCGAGCTGCGGGCACCACGACATCTGATCTTGAGCGGCTCTTTCAGCACGCGTCGAAGACGTCACGCGGAGTGAAGAACCGCACACCGCTCGGACGCGCCGGACGATCGATCGTTCGCCTCGGGCTCGAACTCGCGTCGAGCCGTGTCGCCGACTGGGCGGCAGCGCGGGTGCTTCTCGTGGGGACAGGCGCGTATGCGGGAGCGAGCCTTGCGGCACTGCGCGATCGCGGCGTCACCGACGTGCGCGTGTTCTCGCCGTCCGGCCGCGGCGCGAAGTTCGCCGCGAACCACGGCATAGCCCTTGTCGAGCCCGATGAGCTGCACACTGCCATCGCGTCAAGCGACGTCGTCGTCACGTGCACGGTGACCGAGGGCTACGTTCTCGATGCCGAGCTGCTGCAGCGCGCGCGCATCGACTTTGCCCTGTCGCACACGAAGGCGCACGTGCACGACGCCCTGCACCGCGACGAGACCCCCGGGTGCCCCGTCAACCACGACGCCTACCAGCTGGTGATCGACCTCGGCCTTCCGCGCAACGTTAATCCGGATGTGGGCGGCGTGTACGGCGTCGAGCTGCTCGACCTCGAGACCATCCGCATCCACGCCCCGCTCGAAGAGCTGCAGGCCACCGACACTGCTCGGGCGATTGTCACGACGGCCGCGCGCAACTTCGCTCGCAGCGCTGCCGAAGAGTCGCTGACTCCCGCCGTCGTCGCACTGCGGCGCAATGCGCACCGCGTTCTCGATGAAGAGATCGCCCGGGTCCAGCGCACCGACCCCGATGGCGTTGCCGCGGCTGCTCTTCGTCACATGATGGGCCGGCTGCTGCACAAGCCGACGACTCGCGCCCGTGACTTCGCTCGCGACGGCGAGCACGACCGCTACATCGATGCGCTCGGCGTTCTGTTCGACATCGAGGTCGAGACCGACGCGGATGCTGCCGCGCAGCGCGCCGCAGATGACGAAGCCGCCTCGTAG
- a CDS encoding DUF4190 domain-containing protein, which yields MSQTPPPPAPNPYQGAPAPQEKYNVMAIVGFILAFIVNIVGAILSFVALSQIKKTGEKGRGLAIAGVIIGLASLVITIIYIIIVVAFLGSVATQMDTYSY from the coding sequence ATGTCTCAGACACCTCCTCCTCCCGCACCGAACCCCTACCAGGGAGCGCCTGCACCTCAGGAAAAGTACAACGTCATGGCGATCGTCGGGTTCATCCTGGCGTTCATCGTCAACATCGTTGGCGCGATCCTCAGCTTCGTTGCGCTGTCGCAGATCAAGAAGACGGGCGAGAAGGGTCGCGGGCTCGCGATCGCTGGTGTGATCATCGGGCTTGCGTCCCTCGTCATCACGATTATCTACATCATCATCGTTGTAGCGTTTCTCGGTTCTGTGGCAACGCAGATGGACACCTACTCGTACTGA
- a CDS encoding glycine--tRNA ligase: MAASSRLDAVIALARHRGFVFQAGEIYGGSRSAWDYGPLGVELKENIKRQWWQHFVRGRDDMVGLDSSVILPKAVWEASGHVATFTDPLVECQQCHKRHRQDHLIEGFEKKKGRAPRDGMSEIACPDCGTKGRWTEPQMFSGLVKTFLGPVDSAAGLNYLRPETAQGIFVNFNNVLTASRKKPPFGIGQIGKAFRNEITPGNFIFRTREFEQMEIEFFTAPEDAGEWFQTWVDTCWNWFIDLGLNPDNMRQFDVPEDERAHYSAGTIDFEYRFGFTGSEWGELMGVANRTDFDLKSHSDASGTELSYFNQASGERYIPYVIEPSFGLTRSMMAFLVDAYTEDEAPNTKGGVDKRTVLKLDPRLAPVKAAVLPLSRNEKLSPLAREVGDSLRQQWNVDFDDAGAIGRRYRRQDEIGTPFCITVDFDSLDDRAVTVRDRDTMSQERVSLDRLSGYLAERLKGA, encoded by the coding sequence GTGGCCGCTTCCAGCAGACTCGACGCCGTCATCGCCCTCGCCCGCCACCGCGGGTTCGTGTTTCAAGCGGGTGAGATCTACGGCGGGTCGCGGTCGGCATGGGATTACGGGCCCCTCGGTGTCGAGCTGAAAGAGAACATCAAGCGACAGTGGTGGCAGCACTTCGTGCGCGGGCGCGACGACATGGTCGGACTCGACTCGTCGGTGATCCTGCCGAAGGCCGTGTGGGAGGCCTCGGGCCACGTCGCCACCTTCACCGACCCCCTCGTCGAGTGTCAGCAGTGCCACAAGCGGCACCGCCAAGACCACCTCATCGAGGGCTTCGAGAAGAAGAAGGGTCGCGCACCGCGCGATGGCATGAGCGAAATCGCATGCCCCGACTGCGGAACCAAGGGCCGCTGGACCGAGCCGCAGATGTTCTCGGGCCTCGTCAAGACGTTTCTCGGCCCCGTCGACTCGGCAGCAGGCCTGAACTACCTGCGACCAGAGACTGCGCAGGGCATCTTCGTCAACTTCAACAACGTGCTCACGGCCTCGCGCAAGAAGCCGCCGTTCGGCATCGGCCAGATCGGCAAGGCGTTCCGCAACGAGATCACGCCCGGAAACTTCATCTTCCGCACTCGGGAGTTCGAGCAGATGGAGATCGAGTTCTTCACGGCCCCCGAAGACGCGGGCGAGTGGTTCCAGACGTGGGTAGACACCTGCTGGAACTGGTTCATCGACTTAGGGCTCAACCCCGACAACATGCGCCAGTTCGATGTTCCCGAAGACGAGCGCGCCCACTACTCCGCGGGGACGATCGACTTCGAGTACCGTTTCGGTTTCACGGGCAGTGAGTGGGGTGAGCTCATGGGCGTCGCGAACCGCACCGATTTCGACCTCAAGTCCCATTCGGATGCGTCGGGCACCGAGCTCAGCTACTTCAACCAGGCGTCCGGTGAGCGCTACATTCCGTACGTGATTGAGCCCTCGTTCGGTTTGACGCGCTCGATGATGGCGTTCCTCGTCGACGCGTACACCGAAGACGAAGCGCCCAATACCAAGGGCGGCGTCGACAAGCGCACGGTGCTGAAGCTCGACCCACGGCTCGCCCCGGTCAAGGCGGCCGTGCTGCCGCTCAGCCGCAACGAGAAGCTCTCTCCGCTTGCGCGTGAGGTGGGCGACTCGCTGCGCCAGCAGTGGAACGTGGACTTCGATGATGCCGGCGCAATCGGTCGCCGATACCGCCGGCAGGACGAGATCGGCACGCCGTTCTGCATCACCGTCGACTTCGACTCGCTCGACGACCGGGCGGTGACGGTGCGCGACCGCGACACCATGTCGCAGGAGCGCGTGTCGCTCGACCGCTTGTCCGGCTATCTTGCCGAGAGGCTCAAGGGCGCATAA
- a CDS encoding NUDIX hydrolase, whose product MSIDAASSQTLPDIIVSAVAIIRDRRVLMVTARGRDVVFMPGGKVDAGETLLEAAQRESREEISVGLISDTVRELFTVVTQAHGEPEGRMVRMTLFAGIPDAEPQPAAEVSALHWISSAELHRCPPAGAEVVRRLAASGLID is encoded by the coding sequence GTGAGTATTGACGCAGCATCCTCTCAAACACTCCCCGACATCATCGTCTCGGCTGTCGCGATCATTCGAGATCGGCGCGTGCTCATGGTGACCGCCCGCGGTCGCGACGTCGTGTTCATGCCCGGCGGCAAGGTGGATGCCGGTGAGACACTGCTCGAGGCAGCGCAGCGTGAGTCGCGCGAAGAGATCTCGGTCGGGCTCATCTCGGACACCGTCCGTGAACTCTTCACGGTCGTGACGCAGGCTCACGGCGAGCCCGAGGGGCGCATGGTGCGCATGACGCTGTTTGCGGGAATTCCGGATGCTGAGCCGCAGCCGGCAGCGGAGGTCAGCGCCCTGCATTGGATCAGCTCCGCGGAGCTGCACCGGTGCCCGCCCGCGGGGGCCGAGGTCGTGCGTCGCCTTGCAGCATCCGGACTCATCGACTGA
- a CDS encoding TetR/AcrR family transcriptional regulator, translating into MPKIVDASARRDAIAEAVLAVIAHGGLRAATLASIASESGLAVGSVRHYFAGHNELLRFAAETLVDRTTARLESHLGALGTADSAEARTTAAVDMLCEVLPLDETRETEAVVWLEFAVAARTRADTAHPIGLLHDGLRTLVGRMITSGLQSGRLRHDLDANVEIARLHALVDGLLLHGVLASDPDFSVLSRRIVETHLRGLVAQ; encoded by the coding sequence ATGCCCAAGATCGTGGATGCTAGCGCTCGACGTGACGCCATCGCCGAAGCCGTTCTCGCCGTCATCGCCCACGGGGGACTGCGTGCCGCGACACTCGCGTCCATCGCCTCAGAGTCGGGGCTCGCCGTTGGATCTGTGCGCCACTACTTCGCCGGGCACAACGAGCTGTTGCGGTTCGCTGCTGAAACGCTTGTCGATCGCACGACGGCACGGCTTGAATCGCATCTCGGCGCGCTCGGTACCGCCGATTCCGCAGAAGCGCGCACGACTGCGGCCGTCGACATGCTCTGCGAGGTTCTGCCGCTCGACGAGACCCGAGAGACCGAGGCGGTCGTGTGGCTCGAGTTCGCCGTCGCCGCACGAACTCGTGCCGACACGGCGCACCCGATCGGCCTGCTGCATGACGGACTCCGAACTCTCGTCGGCCGAATGATCACATCGGGACTGCAATCGGGGAGGCTTCGCCACGACCTCGACGCCAACGTGGAAATCGCCCGTCTTCACGCGCTCGTCGATGGCCTGCTACTCCACGGCGTTCTGGCGTCTGACCCCGATTTCAGTGTGCTGAGCCGCCGTATCGTTGAAACGCACCTGAGGGGTCTCGTCGCACAGTAG
- a CDS encoding NADP-dependent isocitrate dehydrogenase encodes MATIIYTHTDEAPMLATHSFLPVVQAFASKAGVEVETRDISLAGRVIAAFSDLLPEAQREADALAELGALAKTPEANIIKLPNISASVPQLKAVVAELQAQGVALPDYPDEPSTDDERDIRARYDSVKGSAVNPVLREGNSDRRAPRSVKEYARKHPHSMGEWSADSKTDVVTMDSGDFRHNEKSVTLATDDVLQIRLVTSDGVTVLKDGLDVLEGEIVDATFMSAKALDAFLAEQVERAKREDVLFSAHLKATMMKVSDPIIFGHVVRAVLPAVFERYGEQLAAAGLTPDNGLGGILSGLDALPADVADGVRAAVDEGFANAPQIAMVNSDKGITNLHVPSDVIIDASMPAMIRGGGIMWDAAGNPAETLAVIPDSSYAGVYKAVVDDCKANGAFDPTTMGSVPNVGLMAQKAEEYGSHDKTFLISAAGSVEVVNQAGDVLLQHDVEPGDIWRACQTKDVPVRDWVRLAVERARLSDTPAVFWLDETRAHDAELIAKVNDELPKHDTDGLDIRILSPIEATKLSIDRIREGKDTISVTGNVLRDYNTDLFPILELGTSAKMLSVVPLLAGGGLFETGAGGSAPKHVQQLVEENHLRWDSLGEFMALAESFRHLARARDNRRAAVLGETLDAATATFLNENKSPSRRAGERDNRGSHFWLARYWAEELAKQTDDAPLAEALQPIAEKFEAQSDQIEQELIEVQGSPVELGGYYRPDEAKADAVMRPSATLNSILNTLHD; translated from the coding sequence ATGGCGACCATCATCTACACGCACACCGACGAAGCTCCCATGCTCGCGACCCACTCGTTCCTGCCTGTCGTGCAGGCGTTCGCAAGCAAGGCCGGCGTCGAGGTCGAGACGCGTGACATCTCGCTCGCCGGACGCGTCATCGCCGCGTTCTCCGACCTCCTGCCCGAGGCGCAGCGCGAAGCCGACGCACTCGCTGAGCTCGGTGCGCTGGCGAAGACCCCGGAAGCGAACATCATCAAGCTGCCGAACATCTCGGCCTCCGTGCCGCAGCTCAAGGCCGTCGTCGCCGAGCTTCAGGCGCAGGGCGTCGCGCTTCCCGACTACCCCGACGAGCCGTCGACCGACGACGAGCGCGATATTCGAGCTCGATACGACAGCGTCAAGGGAAGCGCCGTCAACCCCGTGCTGCGTGAGGGCAACTCCGACCGAAGGGCACCGCGCTCGGTCAAGGAGTACGCGCGCAAGCATCCGCACTCGATGGGTGAGTGGAGTGCAGACAGCAAGACCGACGTGGTCACGATGGACTCGGGCGACTTCCGTCACAACGAGAAGTCCGTCACCCTCGCGACCGACGACGTGCTGCAGATTCGCCTCGTCACCTCAGACGGCGTCACCGTTCTGAAAGACGGTCTCGACGTGCTCGAGGGCGAGATCGTCGATGCGACGTTCATGAGCGCGAAGGCGCTTGACGCATTCCTCGCCGAGCAGGTCGAGCGCGCCAAGCGCGAAGACGTGCTGTTCTCGGCGCACCTCAAGGCCACCATGATGAAGGTCTCCGACCCGATCATCTTCGGGCACGTGGTTCGCGCTGTCCTGCCCGCCGTCTTCGAGAGGTACGGCGAGCAGTTGGCCGCGGCGGGGCTCACGCCAGACAATGGCCTTGGCGGCATCCTCTCCGGTCTTGACGCGCTCCCCGCCGACGTGGCTGATGGCGTTCGCGCTGCCGTCGACGAGGGCTTCGCCAACGCACCGCAGATCGCGATGGTCAACTCCGACAAGGGCATCACCAACCTGCACGTTCCTTCAGACGTCATCATCGACGCCTCGATGCCCGCGATGATCCGCGGTGGCGGAATCATGTGGGATGCCGCGGGCAATCCCGCCGAGACGCTCGCCGTCATTCCCGACAGCTCGTATGCGGGCGTCTACAAGGCCGTCGTCGACGACTGCAAGGCGAACGGCGCTTTCGACCCGACGACCATGGGCTCGGTGCCCAACGTCGGACTCATGGCGCAGAAGGCCGAGGAGTACGGCAGCCACGACAAGACGTTCCTGATCTCCGCCGCCGGTTCGGTCGAGGTGGTCAACCAGGCCGGCGACGTGCTCTTGCAGCACGATGTCGAGCCCGGAGACATTTGGCGCGCGTGCCAGACAAAGGACGTCCCCGTGCGTGACTGGGTGCGTCTCGCTGTCGAGCGTGCACGCCTCTCTGACACTCCGGCGGTGTTCTGGCTCGACGAGACGCGCGCGCACGACGCCGAGCTCATCGCCAAGGTCAACGACGAGCTGCCCAAACACGACACCGACGGTCTCGACATCCGCATTCTCTCGCCGATCGAGGCCACGAAGCTCTCGATCGACCGCATCCGCGAGGGCAAAGACACCATCTCGGTAACGGGAAACGTGCTGCGCGACTACAACACCGACCTGTTCCCGATCCTCGAGCTCGGCACGAGCGCCAAGATGCTCTCTGTCGTTCCCCTGCTCGCGGGCGGTGGCCTGTTCGAGACCGGCGCGGGCGGCTCTGCGCCCAAGCACGTACAGCAACTGGTTGAAGAGAACCACCTGCGCTGGGACTCGCTCGGTGAGTTCATGGCGCTCGCCGAGTCATTCCGCCACCTCGCGCGTGCGCGGGACAACCGGCGTGCGGCAGTGCTTGGCGAGACCCTGGATGCTGCGACAGCAACGTTCCTCAACGAGAACAAGTCGCCGTCGCGCAGGGCAGGCGAGCGCGACAACCGCGGCAGCCATTTCTGGCTCGCGCGCTACTGGGCCGAAGAGCTCGCGAAGCAGACTGACGATGCTCCGCTCGCTGAGGCGCTGCAGCCGATCGCCGAGAAGTTCGAGGCGCAGTCCGACCAGATCGAGCAGGAGCTCATTGAGGTTCAGGGCTCGCCGGTTGAGCTGGGCGGCTACTACCGCCCCGACGAGGCGAAGGCGGATGCCGTCATGCGACCGTCGGCGACGCTCAACAGCATCCTGAACACGCTGCACGACTGA
- a CDS encoding hydroxyacid dehydrogenase — protein sequence MGGSVKELLAPEVWERGIEVSSAVDANALPVAEYTLAMILVANKRILPIARQYRAERAFIDQAQLGVVGNYRRRVGIVGASRIGRRVVELLRPFDLDVVLFDPTLTDDQIQALGVAPASLDQLCATCDVVSVHAPALPSTEGMLSRSLIDGMPPGATLINTSRGSIIDQDALVERVLCGDLYAVLDVTTPWVLPADHPFYEHPHVILTPHIAGSVGSEVDRMIDVEVAELRRIAAGEPLTHPVTLESLGTAA from the coding sequence GTGGGCGGCTCGGTCAAGGAGCTACTGGCGCCCGAGGTCTGGGAGCGTGGAATCGAGGTGTCGTCGGCCGTCGACGCGAACGCGTTGCCCGTCGCCGAGTACACCCTCGCGATGATCCTTGTGGCGAACAAACGGATTCTGCCGATCGCTCGTCAGTATCGCGCCGAGCGAGCCTTCATCGACCAAGCCCAGCTGGGCGTCGTCGGTAACTACCGCCGGCGCGTGGGAATCGTCGGGGCGTCGCGCATCGGGCGGCGCGTCGTCGAGCTGCTGCGGCCCTTTGATCTCGACGTGGTTCTCTTCGATCCGACCCTCACCGATGACCAGATTCAGGCCCTCGGTGTCGCCCCGGCGAGCCTCGATCAGCTGTGCGCTACGTGCGATGTCGTCTCGGTGCACGCGCCCGCGCTTCCATCGACGGAGGGGATGCTCTCGCGGTCGCTGATCGACGGGATGCCGCCGGGCGCCACCCTCATCAACACGTCGCGCGGTTCGATCATCGATCAGGATGCTCTCGTCGAGCGCGTGCTTTGCGGAGACCTCTACGCTGTTCTCGACGTGACGACGCCGTGGGTGCTTCCCGCGGATCACCCGTTCTACGAGCATCCTCATGTCATCTTGACCCCGCACATCGCGGGCTCCGTCGGGAGCGAGGTCGACAGGATGATCGACGTCGAGGTGGCCGAGCTGCGGCGCATTGCGGCGGGCGAGCCGCTTACGCACCCCGTGACGCTTGAAAGCCTCGGCACCGCGGCCTGA